One genomic segment of Clostridium estertheticum subsp. estertheticum includes these proteins:
- a CDS encoding protein tyrosine phosphatase — protein sequence MITFITGLLVGSYCLQSGTFNNIALDSTKTQVSQNNTNVKLVIDKDNQHVLPKNFRMSSDPISKQSAGNVNLKGLTNLNESGSGSLSENGLKMIKDKFKANKKIKNIIDVDLRQEAHGFVEGMSISWFGEKDQANINKEYYDIIKDEKAKLEKIKKDKYVAFDKLKEDKSVNTIPEILNPKKVQTERELTESQKIYYLRLTISDHLKPKDDQVDLFVKEIQKISTNDTWLHFHCRGGAGRTTTFMAMYDMMNNAKQVCFEDIIQRQVLIGGSDILKKDAEGKKTGDENRTDFLNQFYQYSKQNSDNFKTSWSDWYHK from the coding sequence ATGATAACATTTATTACCGGATTATTAGTAGGCTCATATTGTTTACAATCAGGAACATTTAATAATATTGCTTTAGACTCTACTAAGACTCAAGTTTCACAAAATAATACCAACGTAAAGTTAGTAATAGATAAAGATAATCAACACGTATTACCTAAAAACTTCAGAATGTCAAGTGATCCAATTAGCAAACAATCAGCTGGTAATGTTAATTTAAAAGGATTAACAAACTTGAACGAATCAGGTAGTGGCTCTCTTAGTGAGAACGGCCTCAAAATGATAAAAGATAAATTTAAAGCCAATAAAAAAATCAAAAATATCATAGATGTAGATTTAAGACAAGAGGCTCATGGTTTTGTTGAAGGAATGTCTATAAGTTGGTTTGGTGAAAAAGACCAAGCTAATATAAATAAAGAATACTATGATATTATAAAAGATGAAAAAGCTAAATTAGAAAAAATCAAAAAAGATAAATATGTTGCCTTCGATAAACTTAAGGAGGATAAGTCCGTTAATACGATTCCTGAAATTCTAAACCCTAAAAAAGTTCAGACAGAAAGAGAATTAACCGAATCTCAAAAAATCTACTATTTAAGACTTACTATATCCGACCACTTAAAACCTAAAGATGATCAAGTAGATTTATTTGTAAAAGAGATACAAAAAATATCTACTAATGATACTTGGCTTCATTTTCACTGTAGAGGTGGGGCAGGGAGAACTACTACTTTTATGGCTATGTATGATATGATGAATAATGCAAAACAAGTATGTTTTGAAGATATAATTCAGCGTCAAGTATTAATAGGAGGATCTGATATATTAAAGAAAGATGCTGAAGGAAAGAAAACCGGAGATGAAAATAGAACTGATTTTTTAAATCAATTCTATCAATATAGTAAACAAAATAGTGATAACTTTAAAACATCTTGGAGTGACTGGTACCATAAATAA
- a CDS encoding cellulase family glycosylhydrolase: MFLDKKKTKFFKRTFSFKIAFIMLIFVAVSSRTYIAQAATSSVSQLKIVGSQLCDSTGKAIQLKGMSSHGLQWYGDYMNYDSMKYLRDNWGVNVVRAAMYTDQGGYISNPTTTKAKVKEIVQAAIDLNMYVIIDWHILNDGNPNTYKEQSKSFFKEMATTYGNHPNVIYEICNEPNGSTTWANDIKPYAQYIIPAIRAIDPDNIIIVGTSTWSQDVDTAANSPLSYSNIMYACHFYAGTHGQSLRDKIDYAMAKGIAVFVTEWGTSDASGNGGPYIDASQQWIDYMANKKISWVNWSLCDKSEAASALKPGDSKTGGWIDSDLTTSGLFVKKNIGGSTSTTIATTDTKTNTSNSSVEVMYTIANDWGSGSTINVTIKNNGTTAINGWTLSWTQPVNQSNGSMWNATYSTSGSSISVKNMSYNAVIAANGGTQTFGFNINYNGLNTKPISLTLNGISCKIK, translated from the coding sequence TTGTTTTTAGATAAGAAAAAAACTAAATTTTTTAAAAGAACTTTTTCATTTAAAATAGCTTTTATAATGCTTATATTTGTGGCAGTAAGTTCAAGAACTTACATAGCCCAGGCGGCGACTTCTTCTGTCAGTCAACTTAAAATAGTTGGAAGCCAATTATGTGATTCAACCGGTAAAGCTATTCAATTAAAGGGAATGAGTTCCCACGGACTTCAATGGTATGGTGATTACATGAATTATGATAGTATGAAATATTTAAGAGATAATTGGGGCGTTAATGTTGTACGTGCTGCAATGTATACTGATCAAGGTGGATATATTTCAAATCCGACAACAACAAAGGCAAAAGTTAAGGAAATAGTTCAAGCTGCTATCGATTTAAATATGTATGTAATTATTGATTGGCACATATTAAATGATGGTAATCCTAATACCTACAAGGAACAATCAAAATCATTCTTCAAAGAAATGGCTACTACCTATGGGAATCATCCAAATGTGATATATGAAATCTGTAATGAACCAAATGGTAGCACTACTTGGGCAAATGATATAAAACCTTATGCTCAATATATAATCCCTGCTATAAGAGCTATAGATCCGGATAATATAATAATTGTTGGTACAAGTACATGGAGCCAAGATGTTGATACTGCTGCAAATAGTCCTCTATCATACTCTAATATAATGTATGCATGTCATTTCTATGCAGGGACACATGGACAATCACTTAGAGACAAGATAGATTATGCTATGGCAAAGGGTATAGCTGTATTTGTAACAGAATGGGGAACATCTGACGCTTCAGGTAATGGAGGCCCATATATCGATGCGTCTCAACAGTGGATTGACTATATGGCTAATAAAAAAATAAGCTGGGTTAACTGGTCATTATGTGATAAAAGCGAAGCAGCTTCTGCTTTAAAACCTGGGGATAGTAAAACTGGGGGATGGATAGATTCTGATCTTACAACTTCTGGCTTATTCGTAAAGAAAAATATAGGTGGATCTACAAGCACTACTATTGCCACTACTGATACTAAAACTAATACATCAAATTCATCTGTAGAGGTTATGTATACAATAGCAAATGATTGGGGGAGTGGTTCAACTATTAATGTAACTATTAAAAATAATGGTACGACTGCAATAAATGGTTGGACATTATCATGGACTCAACCAGTTAATCAGTCCAATGGTAGTATGTGGAATGCTACTTACTCAACAAGTGGATCAAGCATAAGTGTTAAAAATATGAGTTATAATGCTGTTATAGCAGCTAATGGAGGAACTCAAACATTTGGATTTAACATCAATTATAACGGTTTAAATACTAAACCAATAAGCCTCACACTAAATGGTATATCATGCAAAATTAAATAA